One genomic region from Bartonella australis AUST/NH1 encodes:
- the mltG gene encoding endolytic transglycosylase MltG produces MFGTKNEKLLQDTESVSVKHSTDGGDALAYDKRKKSYIVRNPLVILSHFFLMLIVIAILSISIPLYIGKNIFEGKGIAKEEKIVLIRPGTGIREIASLLEKNGLIRSSDIFVYGVSYHQKAAHLKAGEYLIPPYASMQDIMEILVKGKSLEYAFTVPEGLTVQQVFDRLAANKILVGDLPEILPPEGSLITDTVRFIRGTTRREIVKRLREEQTKLVNAIWAARSPNLPLKSVDELVILASIVEKETGIAVERPQIAAVFYNRLAQNMRLQSDPTVIYGLFGGKGKPPDRAIYSSDLEKETPYNTYKIYGLPPTAIANPGRDSLKAVANAPKIDALYFVADGSGGHVFSKTLDEHNENVRKWRALKQAR; encoded by the coding sequence ATGTTCGGTACAAAAAATGAGAAACTGCTACAAGATACCGAGAGTGTTTCAGTGAAGCATTCAACGGATGGCGGTGATGCATTAGCGTACGATAAGCGGAAAAAGTCCTATATTGTGCGCAATCCGTTGGTTATCCTCAGCCATTTCTTTCTTATGCTGATTGTGATTGCTATTCTGTCTATAAGTATTCCCCTTTACATTGGAAAAAATATTTTTGAAGGTAAGGGAATTGCTAAAGAAGAAAAAATTGTGCTAATCCGTCCTGGAACAGGGATCCGTGAAATTGCGTCGCTTCTCGAAAAAAACGGCCTCATTCGATCGTCTGACATTTTTGTTTATGGGGTTAGTTACCATCAAAAAGCGGCGCACCTTAAGGCTGGTGAATACTTGATTCCACCTTATGCGTCGATGCAAGATATTATGGAGATTTTGGTAAAAGGAAAATCTCTTGAATACGCGTTTACAGTGCCAGAAGGTCTAACGGTTCAGCAGGTTTTTGATCGATTAGCTGCTAATAAAATTTTAGTCGGTGACCTTCCCGAAATTTTACCCCCAGAGGGTAGTTTAATAACTGATACTGTACGTTTTATCCGCGGTACGACACGCAGAGAGATAGTAAAGAGATTGCGCGAAGAACAAACAAAGTTAGTTAATGCAATATGGGCTGCTCGTTCGCCTAATCTACCGCTTAAGTCTGTTGATGAACTTGTCATATTAGCGTCGATTGTCGAAAAAGAAACAGGGATTGCAGTAGAAAGACCGCAAATTGCTGCGGTGTTTTATAATCGTCTTGCTCAAAATATGCGTCTTCAATCTGATCCAACAGTAATTTACGGTCTTTTTGGTGGAAAAGGTAAGCCTCCAGACCGTGCGATTTATTCTTCAGATCTTGAGAAGGAAACGCCGTATAATACTTATAAAATTTACGGATTGCCGCCAACGGCTATCGCGAATCCGGGTCGTGATTCTTTGAAGGCGGTGGCAAATGCACCGAAGATTGACGCGCTTTATTTTGTGGCTGATGGTTCAGGTGGGCATGTTTTTTCTAAAACTTTGGATGAGCATAACGAGAATGTCAGGAAATGGCGCGCGTTAAAGCAGGCGCGTTAA
- a CDS encoding acyl carrier protein produces the protein MSDTEERVKKIIVEHLGVDAAKVTESASFIDDLGADSLDTVELVMAFEEEFGVEIPDEAAETIFTVGDAVKFIDKASA, from the coding sequence ATGAGTGATACAGAAGAGCGCGTTAAGAAGATTATCGTAGAGCATCTTGGAGTTGACGCAGCTAAAGTTACAGAAAGTGCAAGCTTTATCGATGATCTAGGAGCAGATAGCCTCGATACAGTTGAGCTCGTTATGGCTTTTGAGGAAGAGTTTGGTGTAGAAATCCCGGATGAGGCTGCTGAAACAATTTTCACGGTTGGTGATGCTGTAAAGTTTATTGATAAAGCTTCTGCATAA
- the fabD gene encoding ACP S-malonyltransferase, whose translation MGAVFTFPGQGSQVVGMGKALAEQFSEARMVFEEVDDALGEKLSHTIFEGPSDVLTLTANAQPALMAVSIAVVRVMEKLGLDIESKVQFVAGHSLGEYSALCAVGMFSLADTAKLLRIRGNAMQQAVAVGEGSMAALIGLDEREVEKICAIVSGKGACQIANDNGGGQIVISGEAKAIEAAVKIASEKGAKRALILPVSAPFHSTLMQPAADAMQDAFLSVDVALPIVPLIANVSVAPESDPERILTLLVRQVTGRVRWRETIEWIGANGIDMLFEVGSGKVLTGLARRINKNISGLTIGTAEEIEAALRGLGV comes from the coding sequence ATGGGGGCGGTGTTTACTTTTCCGGGGCAGGGGAGCCAAGTTGTCGGTATGGGCAAAGCGCTTGCCGAGCAATTTTCTGAAGCACGTATGGTTTTTGAAGAGGTAGATGACGCTTTGGGTGAAAAATTATCACATACTATTTTTGAAGGGCCGTCGGATGTCTTGACGTTAACCGCGAATGCACAGCCGGCCTTAATGGCAGTATCCATAGCGGTCGTCCGTGTAATGGAGAAATTGGGACTTGATATAGAATCAAAAGTACAATTTGTCGCAGGCCATTCTTTAGGGGAATATTCGGCTCTTTGCGCAGTTGGTATGTTCAGCTTAGCCGATACGGCAAAGCTTTTGCGAATTCGTGGAAACGCTATGCAGCAAGCTGTTGCCGTTGGCGAGGGTTCCATGGCAGCGCTCATTGGTCTGGACGAGAGAGAGGTTGAAAAAATTTGTGCAATTGTTTCAGGAAAGGGTGCCTGCCAGATCGCTAACGACAATGGCGGCGGACAGATTGTCATTTCGGGTGAAGCGAAGGCTATTGAGGCAGCGGTAAAAATCGCTTCAGAAAAAGGCGCTAAGCGCGCTCTTATTTTGCCAGTTTCAGCACCTTTCCATTCAACTTTAATGCAGCCTGCTGCTGATGCAATGCAAGATGCATTTTTATCTGTTGATGTAGCATTGCCTATTGTTCCGCTTATTGCGAACGTTTCCGTTGCACCTGAAAGTGATCCGGAACGCATTCTTACGCTTCTTGTTCGCCAAGTAACCGGGCGAGTGCGATGGCGTGAAACGATTGAATGGATTGGAGCCAACGGGATTGATATGCTTTTTGAAGTTGGTTCCGGGAAGGTTTTAACGGGTTTAGCTCGCCGTATTAATAAGAATATCAGCGGGTTAACGATCGGTACAGCTGAAGAAATTGAAGCTGCATTACGGGGGCTTGGTGTTTAA
- the rsmA gene encoding 16S rRNA (adenine(1518)-N(6)/adenine(1519)-N(6))-dimethyltransferase RsmA produces MQIDNLPPLREVINKYGLQANKSLGQNFLFDLNLTSKIAHQAGNINGKPVIEVGPGPGGLTRALLVRGAIVTAIEYDERCLSALLDVKKHYPKQLTLICNDALKQDFSELFKTYTEKPRIIANLPYNIGTQLLLNWLLTESWPPFYESMTLMFQREVAKRITADPQSPHYSRLSVLTGWRATAKIAFDIPSQAFIPAPKITSSVVHILPRSQPLACSVQKLSLVTKVAFGQKRKMLRQSLKIIGGEKLLEKAGIDGTRRAETLSISEFVALANLIGE; encoded by the coding sequence ATGCAAATAGATAATCTGCCTCCCCTGCGCGAAGTAATCAATAAATATGGATTGCAAGCTAATAAATCTCTAGGTCAAAATTTTCTTTTTGATCTCAATTTAACTTCTAAAATTGCCCACCAAGCAGGGAATATAAATGGAAAACCGGTTATTGAAGTTGGGCCGGGCCCCGGCGGACTGACCCGCGCTTTACTCGTAAGAGGCGCTATTGTAACAGCTATAGAATACGACGAGCGCTGCCTTTCAGCATTATTAGACGTAAAAAAACACTACCCAAAACAACTTACACTTATTTGCAATGATGCTTTAAAGCAGGATTTTTCAGAGCTTTTCAAAACATATACAGAAAAACCACGTATCATCGCGAATCTCCCATATAATATTGGAACACAGCTCTTATTAAATTGGCTTTTAACCGAATCATGGCCTCCTTTTTATGAATCAATGACTCTGATGTTTCAGCGCGAAGTGGCCAAACGTATTACTGCCGACCCCCAATCTCCTCACTACAGTCGTCTCAGCGTATTAACTGGCTGGCGCGCTACTGCAAAAATTGCTTTTGATATTCCTTCTCAAGCCTTCATACCGGCACCTAAAATAACTTCTTCTGTCGTCCATATTCTTCCGCGCTCACAGCCTCTCGCCTGCTCGGTTCAAAAATTAAGTCTTGTAACAAAAGTTGCTTTTGGACAAAAACGAAAAATGCTCCGCCAAAGCCTCAAGATTATCGGGGGTGAAAAACTTTTAGAAAAAGCCGGAATTGATGGGACACGCCGAGCCGAAACACTTTCAATTTCTGAATTTGTAGCTTTAGCTAATTTGATTGGTGAATAA
- the gmk gene encoding guanylate kinase has protein sequence MISLDSKLSAQTIPRRRGFLFILSSPSGAGKSTLSQLILKDEQLELSISISVTTRERRPSEIDGFHYHFISKKEFERRRDGNEFIEWAEVHGNYYGTLRESVENAMMSGQDMLFDIDYQGTEQLQKKMPGDTVSVFILPPSMKELVSRLCRRAEDDQDIINLRLNNARTEMQHWRSYDYIIINKDLNQSLLFIKSIYLAETTKRKRCRFLKAFINELITEKID, from the coding sequence ATGATATCGCTTGATAGTAAATTAAGTGCTCAAACGATCCCCCGGCGTCGCGGTTTTTTATTTATTCTCTCTTCTCCTTCGGGTGCCGGTAAATCGACTCTTTCCCAGTTAATTTTGAAGGATGAGCAATTAGAGCTATCTATAAGCATAAGTGTGACGACACGGGAAAGGCGTCCTAGTGAGATAGATGGTTTTCACTATCATTTTATTTCAAAAAAAGAATTTGAACGTAGACGTGATGGAAATGAGTTTATTGAATGGGCTGAAGTTCACGGAAATTATTATGGAACTTTACGTGAAAGTGTCGAAAATGCAATGATGTCTGGACAGGATATGTTGTTTGATATTGATTATCAAGGTACCGAGCAACTTCAAAAAAAGATGCCGGGGGACACAGTATCCGTTTTTATCCTCCCTCCGTCAATGAAAGAGTTGGTTTCTCGTTTGTGTCGTCGAGCAGAAGACGACCAAGATATTATTAATTTACGCTTAAATAACGCCCGAACGGAAATGCAACATTGGCGTTCTTACGATTATATTATTATAAACAAGGATTTAAATCAGTCTTTGTTATTTATTAAATCAATTTATCTAGCAGAAACTACCAAACGCAAACGCTGTCGCTTCCTCAAAGCATTCATAAATGAGCTTATTACTGAAAAAATTGATTAA
- a CDS encoding undecaprenyl-diphosphatase, with product MAFLDQIDVAFLEMLAGSHQTWTILAMFGIFCAKFLIYIVPVHLCILWFCGGYAERRVALSICTSICFSLFLGYLISCIYFHPRPFVAGLVQPLLKHQATASFPSNHALVISSYTAGLYCYRCKIASKFALIFSFLICWGRVFTGVHYPFDVLAGAILGSLVSWSVIRFAAPYFPEFVYQVPPLKYNFKTDIYFR from the coding sequence ATGGCTTTTTTAGACCAGATTGATGTAGCATTTCTTGAAATGCTTGCTGGTAGTCACCAAACTTGGACCATTTTGGCCATGTTTGGTATTTTTTGCGCAAAATTTTTAATTTATATCGTTCCTGTTCATCTTTGTATATTGTGGTTTTGCGGCGGATATGCGGAGCGGCGCGTAGCATTAAGCATTTGCACGAGCATTTGTTTTTCCCTTTTTTTAGGGTATCTTATCTCTTGCATTTATTTTCACCCACGTCCGTTTGTTGCGGGTTTAGTGCAGCCACTGCTTAAGCATCAGGCGACAGCTTCTTTTCCCAGTAATCACGCGTTGGTTATCTCTTCCTATACGGCCGGCCTTTATTGCTACCGGTGTAAAATTGCTTCTAAGTTTGCATTGATATTTTCGTTCTTGATTTGTTGGGGGCGTGTTTTTACTGGTGTACACTACCCTTTTGATGTCTTAGCTGGTGCAATTTTAGGGAGCCTAGTAAGTTGGAGTGTTATCCGGTTTGCTGCGCCGTATTTTCCCGAATTTGTGTATCAAGTTCCACCCTTGAAATATAACTTCAAGACAGATATTTACTTTAGATGA
- the fabF gene encoding beta-ketoacyl-ACP synthase II, giving the protein MRRVVVTGVGLVSPLAGDVEYSWKRLLEGKSGVRRVTEFDVADLPCKIAARIPLGDGTSGTYNADLYMEPKEQRKVDAFITYAMAASSQALADAEWCPKKDEDQVRTGVMIGSGIGGIEGIVEAGYTLRDKGPRRVSPFFIPGRLINLASGYVSIKHGLRGPNHAVVTACSTGAHAIGDAARLVALGDADVMVAGGTESPINRISLAGFAACKALSTCRNDDPECASRPYDADRDGFVMGEGAAIVILEELEHAKKRGARIYAELIGYGLSGDAYHITAPSENGEGAQRSMMAALKRAQVNVCDIDYINAHGTSTMADVIELAAVERVLGHCAARVSMSSTKSSIGHLLGAAGAAEAIFCILAIRDNIAPATLNLDNPSIETKIDLVPHKPRERKINIVLSNSFGFGGTNASLVMRRFGE; this is encoded by the coding sequence ATGAGGCGTGTTGTTGTTACCGGTGTGGGATTAGTATCTCCTCTAGCCGGTGATGTCGAATATAGTTGGAAGCGGCTCCTTGAGGGGAAGAGCGGTGTTCGGCGTGTTACTGAGTTTGATGTAGCTGATTTACCGTGTAAAATTGCCGCGCGAATCCCTTTGGGGGACGGAACGAGCGGCACGTATAATGCTGATTTATATATGGAGCCCAAGGAGCAGCGTAAAGTTGATGCGTTTATCACTTACGCGATGGCTGCTAGCAGTCAGGCGCTCGCAGATGCCGAGTGGTGCCCTAAAAAGGATGAAGATCAGGTCCGCACGGGCGTGATGATAGGTTCGGGTATCGGTGGTATTGAAGGCATCGTTGAAGCAGGTTATACGCTCCGCGATAAGGGGCCGCGGCGTGTTTCTCCTTTTTTTATCCCGGGACGCTTAATTAACCTTGCTTCTGGCTATGTTTCTATTAAGCACGGTTTACGTGGTCCTAATCATGCAGTTGTCACAGCTTGTTCGACGGGTGCGCATGCGATTGGTGACGCAGCTCGTTTGGTCGCTTTGGGTGATGCTGACGTGATGGTGGCAGGGGGGACTGAGTCGCCGATTAATCGTATATCGCTTGCTGGTTTCGCCGCTTGTAAAGCCCTTTCTACTTGCCGTAATGATGATCCTGAGTGCGCATCGCGCCCTTACGATGCAGATCGTGACGGCTTTGTTATGGGTGAAGGGGCGGCGATTGTAATTTTAGAAGAACTTGAGCACGCAAAAAAACGTGGTGCTCGCATTTACGCCGAGCTTATAGGCTATGGTTTATCCGGAGATGCTTACCACATCACGGCTCCTTCAGAAAATGGCGAGGGCGCGCAGCGCAGTATGATGGCGGCTCTTAAGCGTGCCCAGGTAAATGTGTGTGATATTGATTATATCAATGCTCACGGTACATCGACGATGGCTGATGTTATAGAATTGGCCGCTGTTGAGCGTGTTTTAGGGCACTGCGCAGCGCGAGTATCGATGTCGTCAACAAAATCATCTATCGGACATTTACTCGGTGCGGCTGGTGCAGCCGAGGCTATTTTTTGCATTTTAGCTATACGAGATAATATTGCGCCTGCGACGCTCAACCTTGATAATCCATCAATTGAGACAAAAATTGATCTTGTACCGCATAAACCACGTGAGCGGAAAATTAATATAGTTCTCTCTAATTCATTTGGCTTTGGTGGAACGAACGCATCTCTGGTGATGCGGCGCTTCGGGGAATGA
- the fabG gene encoding 3-oxoacyl-[acyl-carrier-protein] reductase, translated as MFKLTGRKALVTGSSGGIGEAIARFLHAQGAVIGLHGTREEKLREVAEDLGQGVFIFPTNLSERENIKKLAETAEKEMDGVDILVNNAGITRDGLLVRMQDQDWDDVLAVNLTAAFTLTRGLAHAMMRRRYGRIINVTSVVGVVGNPGQTNYCAAKAGLIGFSKSLAQEIASRNVTVNCIAPGFIKSAMTDKLNEKQKEAIMATIPMKRMGIGQEVASAAAYLASDEAAYITGQTIHINGGMAMI; from the coding sequence ATGTTTAAATTAACAGGTCGTAAAGCCCTAGTAACAGGTTCATCTGGGGGCATTGGTGAAGCAATTGCCCGTTTTTTGCATGCGCAGGGAGCAGTAATTGGGCTTCACGGGACGCGTGAAGAAAAGCTCAGAGAGGTCGCTGAAGATCTTGGTCAAGGTGTTTTTATTTTTCCCACTAATTTATCTGAGCGTGAAAACATTAAAAAATTGGCTGAAACAGCAGAGAAAGAAATGGATGGTGTCGATATTCTCGTCAATAATGCTGGTATCACTCGAGATGGTCTTTTGGTACGTATGCAGGATCAAGATTGGGATGATGTGTTAGCTGTCAATTTAACAGCTGCTTTTACTTTGACACGAGGATTAGCACATGCCATGATGCGCCGACGCTATGGGCGTATTATTAACGTAACATCCGTTGTTGGCGTTGTCGGTAACCCTGGGCAAACAAATTATTGTGCTGCAAAAGCTGGTCTAATAGGTTTTTCTAAATCATTAGCACAAGAAATTGCATCAAGAAATGTAACTGTTAACTGTATCGCGCCGGGGTTTATTAAGTCTGCAATGACTGATAAACTTAACGAAAAGCAAAAAGAGGCGATTATGGCTACAATTCCGATGAAGCGTATGGGAATAGGGCAAGAAGTAGCTTCTGCTGCTGCTTATTTAGCCAGCGATGAAGCGGCATATATCACCGGCCAGACCATCCATATCAACGGTGGTATGGCAATGATTTAA